A portion of the Paenibacillus hamazuiensis genome contains these proteins:
- a CDS encoding response regulator translates to MKAMLVDDESLALMQLSKMLKEIAGIEVVGEYLDPLLAIEAAGQLQPDVVFLDIHMPEILGLKAAELLQEICPAAEIVFITAYDDYAVQAFELNALDYVLKPLQRERLAKTVQRLMMSAQAGRKEEEAGRPMLIRCLQTLQFEPPGVEPETLKWRTSKAQELFSYLLHHRGQLVRKGVLLDLLWPDFDLAKAMTHLYTTIYQVRQDLKRAGADVRIRSLGVQDGYILDTAQVRIDVEEWEKGIRQLAAVSKDNYRAHQRLLDMYRGDYFADSGYLWAENERQRLRMLWLQHAQLLGEFYIKEGMPAEAITVYHRVQQQYPYFEESYFALMKLYDVLEERTAVEEQYKNLVQLLEQELDASPSNRIAEWYENWKRLGPGSSGPVRKTNRSV, encoded by the coding sequence ATGAAGGCTATGCTGGTAGACGACGAGTCTCTTGCGCTCATGCAGCTAAGCAAAATGTTGAAGGAAATTGCCGGCATCGAGGTCGTCGGAGAGTACTTGGACCCGCTGCTGGCCATTGAAGCGGCAGGTCAATTGCAGCCGGATGTCGTGTTCCTCGACATACATATGCCGGAGATTTTGGGCCTAAAGGCAGCCGAGCTTCTTCAGGAAATTTGCCCGGCAGCGGAAATCGTCTTTATTACCGCTTATGACGATTATGCCGTACAAGCTTTCGAGCTGAATGCGCTCGATTACGTATTAAAACCGCTTCAGCGGGAGAGGCTCGCAAAAACGGTTCAGCGGCTGATGATGAGCGCCCAGGCGGGCCGGAAAGAAGAGGAGGCCGGCCGGCCCATGCTAATCCGCTGCCTGCAGACGCTGCAGTTCGAACCGCCCGGGGTGGAGCCGGAAACTTTAAAGTGGCGAACCTCCAAAGCTCAGGAGCTGTTTTCGTATTTGCTTCACCATCGCGGCCAGCTCGTTAGGAAAGGCGTCCTGCTTGATTTGCTGTGGCCGGACTTCGATTTGGCCAAGGCGATGACGCATCTGTATACGACGATTTATCAGGTGCGTCAGGATTTGAAGCGGGCGGGGGCGGATGTCCGAATTCGCAGCCTGGGCGTACAGGACGGGTATATTTTGGATACCGCACAGGTGAGGATCGATGTGGAGGAATGGGAGAAGGGCATTCGCCAGCTGGCTGCCGTTTCGAAGGATAATTACCGGGCCCATCAGCGGCTCCTCGATATGTACCGCGGAGATTATTTTGCGGACAGCGGTTATTTGTGGGCGGAGAACGAACGGCAGCGGCTCCGGATGCTCTGGCTGCAGCATGCGCAGCTGCTTGGCGAATTTTACATCAAGGAAGGGATGCCGGCGGAGGCGATTACGGTATACCACCGGGTGCAGCAGCAATATCCTTATTTCGAAGAAAGTTATTTTGCGCTTATGAAGCTGTATGACGTGTTGGAAGAGCGGACGGCCGTAGAGGAGCAGTATAAAAACCTGGTTCAATTGCTGGAGCAGGAGCTTGATGCAAGCCCCAGCAACAGGATCGCGGAATGGTACGAAAACTGGAAACGGCTCGGTCCCGGCTCCTCCGGGCCGGTGCGCAAAACGAATCGTTCCGTTTAA